From the genome of Aminivibrio pyruvatiphilus:
CGCGGCCCTTGCGCCCGGCTGATCCGGGAGGAGAAACACCCGGAGCAGCTTGCCGTGAAGAAGAAGCTGCGGGATTTCGAAGAACTGGAGCGGAGAGTGGCCGAGGAGATACGCGGAATCCATGAAGAGCACGAAAAAAGGCGGAAAAGCCTCGGCATGGCTCCGGGGCTGAGCAGATAGGACAGGTGTTCCGTTTTCAAGAAGGAGGGGGATCATGAGCATATTCGCGCGGGTTTCGGATATCTTCAAGGCGAACGTCAACGAAATGCTGGACAGGATGGAAGATCCTGAAAAGATGGTCAAGCAGATGATCATCGAAATGGAAGAGGCCCTCGTCAAGGCCACTTCCGGGCTGGCAAAGGCGATGGCCAA
Proteins encoded in this window:
- a CDS encoding PspA/IM30 family protein, producing MSIFARVSDIFKANVNEMLDRMEDPEKMVKQMIIEMEEALVKATSGLAKAMA